The following proteins are co-located in the Apium graveolens cultivar Ventura chromosome 5, ASM990537v1, whole genome shotgun sequence genome:
- the LOC141660197 gene encoding uncharacterized protein LOC141660197: MYDAYQQQSFILRGILLWTISDYPALGNLLGNVIKGYNACTVCVDRTNATRLVNYRKTVIMSHRRWVPRHHPYRRQKSFFDNTVEKEIAPIPLTGEQVLGRVQHLMGHVFGKTQRPLRWKKGEARPVWKKISLFFQLEYWKFLPVRHVLDVMHIEKNLCEAMLGTLLNIPGKTKDRESVHLDMAEMGIRLELRPKTPGKKEKVPLASWNLSHAEKKTVCSAFLQMKLSDGFCSNIKNLAVCSKVIDVEKLEKMQSQLVRTLCQLEKHFPLSFFDVMIHLSIHLVREVKLCWPIFLRRMYPFERYMKAFKGYVLNPAHPEGCIAEAYVAEEAVECLVNFEEPTAGLPQNSRHEQDAMCRPISGAKMIKPSKEDLHLAHLCSLQNNNAIRPYFDEHMVSLMTRFKQHENDQVWLKTKQNDEFPTWLRNKIQSQLSDDNHNIPEEIRWIAEGPNKIVPTFSGYKINAITYSTKERDDNRQVQCSSVCVVVDTMLVQGKDKNIEHISHTYYGVISSIWELDYIKFRIPLFHCNWVDMNKGVKVDDLGYTLVNLNKLGYVNDPFVLGKHVKQVCYINDPLEKRWSIVLKLPEKSYYDQCDDENDESVEIELENELHVPLFPSVEERDEEEASYMREEEEWIQLL; this comes from the exons ATGTATGACGCATATCAGCAACAGTCTTTCATACTGAGGGGCATTTTACTATGGACAATAAGCGACTATCCAGCCTTAGGGAACTTGTTAGGAAATGTCATTAAAGGGTATAATGCATGTACAGTATGTGTTGATAGAACAAATGCTACTAGGCTGGTTAATTACCGTAAGACAGTAATTATGAGTCATCGAAGGTGGGTGCCAAGACATCATCCGTATAGAAGGCAAAAATCATTTTTTGATAACACTGTAGAGAAGGAGATTGCTCCTATTCCGTTAACCGGAGAACAGGTTCTTGGAAGAGTACAGCATCTAATGGGCCATGTATTTGGTAAGACACAACGCCCACTTCGATGGAAGAAAGGTGAAGCTCGACCCGTTTGGAAGAAGATTTCTCTATTCTTTCAACTCGAGTATTGGAAATTTTTACCGGTTAGGCATGTTCTCGATGTGATGCACATCGAGAAAAATTTATGTGAAGCTATGCTTGGTACTTTATTAAATATTCCGGGAAAGACAAAAGATAGGGAGTCTGTCCATCTCGATATGGCTGAAATGGGAATAAGATTGGAGTTAAGGCCAAAAACTCCCGGAAAGAAAGAGAAGGTGCCGTTGGCATCTTGGAACTTATCGCATGCAGAAAAGAAAACCGTTTGCTCAGCCTTTCTTCAAATGAAGTTGTCGGATGGATTTTGTTCAAATATAAAAAATTTG GCAGTTTGCAGTAAAGTCATCGATGTAGAAAAATTGGAAAAAATGCAATCTCAGTTGGTAAGAACACTTTGTCAGCTAGAAAAACACTTCCCCCTCTCGTTCTTTGATGTGATGATTCATCTCTCAATTCATCTTGTTAGAGAGGTTAAGCTTTGCTGGCCAATATTCCTACGTAGGATGTACCCTTTCGAAAGGTATATGAAGGCGTTTAAGGGATATGTACTGAACCCCGCTCATCCTGAAGGATGTATTGCCGAGGCATATGTTGCCGAGGAGGCGGTTGAGTGTTTGGTGAATTTTGAAGAACCTACCGCAGGACTGCCCCAAAATTCTAGGCATGAGCAGGATGCAATGTGCAGGCCCATATCTGGTGCAAAAATGATAAAGCCAAGTAAGGAAGACTTGCACCTAGCACATTTATGTTCTCTGCAAAATAATAATGCAATAAGGCCATATTTTGA TGAACACATGGTATCTCTAATGACGAGATTCAAGcaacatgaaaatgaccaagtcTGGCTAAAAACCAAGCAAAATGATGAATTCCCCACATGGTTACGGAATAAG ATTCAATCACAATTATCGGATGACAACCATAACATACCTGAGGAGATAAGGTGGATTGCAGAAGGCCCCAACAAGATTGTCCCTACATTCAGCGGATATAAAATTAATGCTATTACTTATAGCACCAAGGAGCGGGATGATAATCGGCAGGTTCAGTGCAGTAGTGTTTGCGTTGTTGTAGATACAATGCTTGTGCAGGGTAAGGATAAAAATATTGAACATATTTCACACACCTACTATGGAGTTATATCAAGTATATGGGAGTTAGACTATATTAAGTTTAGAATCCCTCTATTTCATTGTAATTGGGTAGATATGAACAAAGGAGTTAAGGTAGATGATTTAGGATATACATTGGTTAATTTGAACAAATTAGGTTATGTAAATGATCCTTTTGTTCTAGGGAAGCATGTTAAACAAGTTTGTTACATTAATGATCCTCTTGAAAAACGTTGGTCCATAGTGTTGAAATTACCAGAAAAAAGTTATTATGATCAGtgtgatgatgaaaatgatgaatCTGTAGAAATAGAACTTGAGAATGAGCTGCATGTGCCACTGTTCCCGAGTGTGGAGGAACGCGATGAGGAAGAAGCTAGTTATATGAGGGAGGAAGAAGAATGGATTCAACTTCTATGA
- the LOC141660196 gene encoding uncharacterized protein LOC141660196, which produces MKQVADRKRSDREFKVGDEVYLKLQPYQQLSVNARRNQKLAAKYYGPCHVIKRVGAVAYQLKLPNESRIHNVFHVSQLKLRIGKEKVVQTSLPTINYMGECEPKPVKVQERRMIKKGNAPAIKVLIQWENGTEAEATWKDWSTIRKKFPDFDP; this is translated from the coding sequence ATGAAACAAGTTGCTGACAGGAAAAGAAGTGACAGGGAATTCAAGGTTGGAGATGAAGTATACTTGAAATTGCAACCTTACCAGCAACTCTCAGTTAATGCTAGAAGGAACCAGAAATTGGCTGCAAAATACTATGGTCCTTGTCATGTGATAAAAAGAGTTGGAGCAGTAGCATATCAGCTGAAACTTCCAAATGAGTCTAGAatccataatgtatttcatgtttCCCAGCTCAAACTCAGAATTGGTAAGGAAAAGGTGGTGCAGACCAGTCTACCTACAATCAATTATATGGGAGAATGTGAGCCTAAGCCTGTGAAGGTACAGGAAAGGAGGATGATCAAAAAGGGGAATGCACCTGCTATCAAGGTGTTGATACAATGGGAAAATGGAACTGAAGCAGAAGCTACTTGGAAGGATTGGAGTACTATTCGGAAGAAATTTCCTGACTTTGACCCTTGA